The Fusarium fujikuroi IMI 58289 draft genome, chromosome FFUJ_chr05 DNA segment TGCCGTTCTCTGCAGCTTTCTTGACAGGGTCTGCAAAGATCTTGACGACCTCTGGTCCTGTGCCCCAACTGACATGGAATCTTGGAACAGAATTTCCATGGCCATCTGCAGTGCCATCACCTCTCTCAGCCCATCCGACATTCATCAAGAAGCCGAGGCCCCTCGCCCTGACATAATCCTCCAGCTCATCGGTGGCAAAGTCCACAAAGGCTTTGGCCCACTTACGCGGCCAGTAATCCTCCTTTTCACGATCAAATCTCGCTGAGCCCATCCAATCTCTGTACGCCAGCTCCTTGGAGTCTTTAATCCCCATTCTTCGCTGATATGAAGAGTCGACCATAAACAAGCCACCCAGCGACCAAAAAGCTTGTCCGCCGATGTTGTTTTCATTTTCTTGATCGACCAACAGAACGGGGACTTTGCGCTCTGAGAGTTCAAAAGCTGCGACAAGGCCAGCCAGGCCAGcgccgacgatgatgacgggtTGTTTCTCTTGAGAAGCCATAATTTAAATTGAGTGATTATGTTttggaaaagagagagaagcgGCGCAGACTCGCAGTATATGAAGACGGAGGTTCGGGACGCGCGGGGTTGGATCACACCGAATAGAGTTGGCCTACCCTTGTCGATGCCTCGGCTCGATGGATATGCGCCAAGCCACAGTCGCAGATGCAAGGAATGCAAGACTTGTATATAGAGACGGCACTTCACACGGGATGCAATAATTGGATAATGGCCTGATTAGGCGGTCGTAGAGTTTACATGGTCTCATTCATCAATTACGCGTTTATACGACCTCAGGTATCTGGGTTCCGAAATTCAAACTCAACGCCGATCCCCAGAGCACTTCTAAATATCAACCGATCTCTTTGGGTTATAGACCAAGAtcaggcttcttggcctgctcgatcttcagcttcttctcttcctccgaGAGCTTGTCCCACTCGGCGACGTTCTCGTCCCAGAGCCTCACGCACTCCACGTTCCAGTTGCAGTCCTCAACCTGACCGTATGCTGGATGACGGTAGCGAGGATGCTTGCTGGGCCAGTTGGAGGCATGGTAGTGGTGCTTGACCAAAGCTCCACGAGAGTCGTGGTTACCAGAGTCTGAGTGGCCTTGTCCTGCACAAAAGGCCTCGACGTTGAGGACAAGAACCCGACCGACAACTCTAGACTCATCTAGGTTGTGGAATAGATCCCATGTGACCTTTCCGCCACGATGATTCTTGCGCATCTGTTCCAGCAAAGCTCCTGTAAAGGCAGAAGGACCAGTGCCGCTGATGACTTGGTCAAAGGTTAGCTCGATATCTCCGAGAGCaaccttttgtttctttgcttcAGCCTTGAGCCAGACCATGATATGCTCGATAAGGTGTAGCATGACTGGTTGGTGAGGCTTTGCAATGATAGTCCATTGACAGAAAGACTTTGATTTCTTGCCCAGGATAGGATGATCGCTGAACTCTGGCTGAtcaatctcaacaccaacaatcaAGTCAATGTCTCTCTCGTCGTATCGCTCGGGGATGAAACGATGCACGGGTCTCAACGCTTCGACGTCAATGTCTGCATAGACACCTCCTT contains these protein-coding regions:
- a CDS encoding related to alpha-1,6-mannosyltransferase HOC1, which translates into the protein MASSPRRNIPSNLRIPPTTVEWTVTKTDSHDTKMGTPLGSPTLAASTAKFRNKVPAQMQRCIPLYMACVIVLFIILNFDIFYSIPSPLGVFRKEKEIVSTPSRFSTFPQKIWQTWKVDPLNFEDRDLITSRTWVNKNPGMRYEVLTDDNELAFVEEHFGAGSAINRPDIVRFYKSINLHIIKADLLRYMIMYAQGGVYADIDVEALRPVHRFIPERYDERDIDLIVGVEIDQPEFSDHPILGKKSKSFCQWTIIAKPHQPVMLHLIEHIMVWLKAEAKKQKVALGDIELTFDQVISGTGPSAFTGALLEQMRKNHRGGKVTWDLFHNLDESRVVGRVLVLNVEAFCAGQGHSDSGNHDSRGALVKHHYHASNWPSKHPRYRHPAYGQVEDCNWNVECVRLWDENVAEWDKLSEEEKKLKIEQAKKPDLGL